In Bacillus marinisedimentorum, the following proteins share a genomic window:
- a CDS encoding KinB-signaling pathway activation protein: MTIRKWMYLFISTLIVGGAAALVTGFAIGFKEYTGLIASGEILQLLSVIVWMIGLGLMFSVLSQMGFFAYLTVHRFGLGLFRSVSLWNAVQLVLTAFVLFDLIYLRYTAFASEGASLGPYVVPALLLLAYGLVIAYVKMKQTNRGAFVPALFFMTVVTIIEWFPALRQNDQDWMYLMLFPLLASNTWQLLLLHRLNVK, from the coding sequence AAATGGATGTATTTGTTTATCAGCACCTTGATTGTTGGAGGTGCAGCTGCTCTTGTTACAGGGTTTGCTATTGGTTTTAAAGAATATACAGGCTTGATCGCATCAGGAGAAATCCTGCAGCTTCTATCTGTGATTGTCTGGATGATCGGTCTTGGCTTGATGTTCAGTGTCCTCAGCCAGATGGGGTTTTTTGCTTATTTGACCGTCCATCGCTTCGGCCTGGGACTTTTCCGCTCCGTTTCCCTCTGGAACGCGGTCCAGCTTGTATTAACCGCTTTTGTTTTATTTGACCTTATTTATTTGCGTTATACCGCTTTTGCATCAGAGGGCGCATCTTTAGGACCTTATGTTGTGCCCGCATTGCTGCTTCTTGCATATGGCCTGGTCATAGCTTATGTGAAAATGAAGCAGACCAACCGGGGGGCATTTGTCCCCGCACTGTTTTTCATGACAGTCGTAACCATCATTGAATGGTTCCCGGCGCTTCGCCAAAATGATCAGGACTGGATGTACCTTATGCTGTTTCCGCTATTAGCCAGCAACACCTGGCAATTGCTGCTGCTGCATCGTTTGAATGTCAAATAG